From a single Melospiza georgiana isolate bMelGeo1 chromosome 5, bMelGeo1.pri, whole genome shotgun sequence genomic region:
- the LOC131084064 gene encoding uncharacterized protein LOC131084064: MTGNLLLKYLVHCKGKRKNHQTPPIFAKSFGVWAAKGKRPQHQGWWALVLPTLWVSQGWHREWCRCWSGSGAAALWSHFKGCPCWSTLVPAIPWDTEAALSQVALAPWQECGSSPRAAGAPAGKGQEDPCGMRLERASRGAASGWRRAKGPTWCHQGTCEEQNGHLEATWRKGMHIPVFSTPPVGPTCESFPPLVHLQLDPEKLQIPSH; the protein is encoded by the exons ATGACAGGGAATTTATTGCTGAAATACCTCGTGCACTGCAAA ggcaaaaggaaaaatcatcAAACTCCTCCCATCTTTGCCAAAAGCTTTGGTGTTTGGGCAGCCAAAGGCAAGAGGcctcagcaccagggctggTGGGCTCTGGTCCTGCCCACGCTGTGGG tgagccagggctggcacagggaatggtgCAGGTGCTGGTCTGgcagtggagctgctgccctttggAGCCATTTTAAAG GCTGTCCTtgctggagcaccctggtccCTGCCATCCCCTGGGACACAGAGGCAGCCCTGTCCCAAGTGGCTTTGGCACCTTGGCAGGAAtgtggcagcagccccagagcagctggag caccagcagggaagggacaagAGGATCCCTGTGGGATGAGGCTGGAGAGAGcgagcagaggagcagcctcGGGCTGGAGAAGGGCAAAGGGACCAACATGGTGTCACCAGGGCACCTGTGAGGAGCAGAATGGACACCTGGAGGCCACATGGAG GAAAGGGATGCACATCCCTGTCTTCAGCACACCTCCAGTGGGACCTACCTGTGAAAGCTTTCCACCACTTGTGCACTTGCAGCTGGATCCTGAAAAACTCCAAATTCCATCCCACTGA